In one Bacillus sp. PK3_68 genomic region, the following are encoded:
- the glnA gene encoding type I glutamate--ammonia ligase, whose protein sequence is MGKYTKEDIMNLAREENVKFIRLQFTDILGTIKNVEIPVSQLPKALDNKMMFDGSSIEGFVRIEESDMNLYPDLDTWVVFPWTAEKGKVARLICDIYMPDGTPFAGDPRSNLKRILKEMEELGFSNFNLGPEPEFFLFKLDANGEPTLELNDNGGYFDLAPTDLGENCRRDIVLELEEMGFEIEASHHEVAPGQHEIDFKYANALTACDEIQTFKLVVKTIARKHGLHATFMPKPLFGVSGSGMHCNMSLFKDGKNAFYDENGELQLSETAYQFIAGTIKHAKGFTAITNPTVNSYKRLVPGYEAPCYVAWSGQNRSPLIRIPSARGMSTRVEVRSVDPAANPYLAMAVLLQAGLDGIKNSMTPPPAVDRNIYTMNEEEREREGVEDLPGTLAEALRMLRKDEVIQAALGEHILEHFIEAKEIEWDMFRTQVHPWEREQYLQMY, encoded by the coding sequence ATGGGCAAGTATACAAAAGAAGACATTATGAATTTGGCGAGGGAGGAAAACGTTAAATTTATCCGGCTGCAATTCACCGATATTTTAGGAACCATTAAAAATGTGGAAATCCCAGTGAGTCAATTGCCGAAAGCACTGGATAACAAAATGATGTTTGATGGATCCTCTATCGAGGGATTTGTGCGTATTGAAGAATCTGATATGAATTTATATCCGGATCTTGACACATGGGTAGTATTCCCTTGGACAGCGGAAAAAGGAAAAGTAGCTCGTTTGATTTGTGACATTTACATGCCAGATGGCACCCCTTTTGCTGGAGATCCGCGCAGCAACTTAAAGAGAATTTTGAAGGAAATGGAAGAACTCGGTTTTTCTAATTTCAACTTAGGGCCTGAGCCAGAGTTTTTCTTGTTTAAATTGGATGCGAATGGCGAACCTACATTAGAGCTTAATGATAACGGTGGCTACTTCGACTTGGCACCGACAGATCTTGGAGAAAACTGCCGCCGTGACATCGTGCTAGAGCTGGAAGAAATGGGCTTTGAAATCGAAGCTTCCCACCATGAAGTGGCGCCGGGACAGCATGAAATTGACTTTAAATATGCCAATGCCTTAACTGCTTGTGATGAAATCCAAACATTTAAGTTGGTTGTCAAAACGATTGCGAGAAAACATGGGTTGCACGCAACCTTTATGCCGAAGCCGCTATTTGGTGTAAGTGGATCAGGCATGCACTGCAATATGTCATTATTCAAAGATGGCAAAAATGCATTTTATGATGAAAATGGCGAGCTGCAATTAAGTGAAACAGCTTATCAATTTATCGCTGGTACCATCAAGCACGCGAAAGGATTTACAGCTATTACAAATCCTACTGTAAACTCCTACAAGCGCCTTGTCCCTGGCTATGAAGCGCCTTGTTATGTTGCTTGGTCTGGTCAAAACCGCAGTCCGCTGATCCGTATTCCATCTGCTCGCGGCATGAGCACACGTGTGGAAGTGCGCAGTGTAGACCCGGCAGCAAACCCATACTTAGCAATGGCTGTCCTTCTGCAAGCAGGACTTGACGGCATTAAAAACAGCATGACACCGCCGCCTGCCGTTGATCGCAACATCTACACAATGAACGAAGAAGAAAGGGAACGTGAAGGTGTAGAGGATCTGCCAGGTACATTAGCAGAAGCACTTCGCATGTTAAGAAAAGATGAAGTTATTCAAGCAGCCCTCGGCGAACATATCCTTGAACACTTCATTGAAGCAAAAGAGATTGAGTGGGACATGTTCCGCACACAAGTCCACCCTTGGGAACGCGAACAATATTTACAAATGTATTAA
- a CDS encoding MerR family transcriptional regulator, whose translation MSSKIRRSMPLFPMGTVMKLTDLSARQIRYYEEHQLIRPERTAGNRRLFSLYDIDRLLEIKDLLDEGVNMAGVKKILLKEDESIHNQVKNELSKEKKISTDEEVRKLLRKEFINAGRFYRNDLPPGDRFRYFH comes from the coding sequence ATGAGCAGCAAAATCAGGCGTTCGATGCCATTATTCCCAATGGGAACAGTGATGAAACTAACAGATTTATCCGCCAGGCAGATACGCTACTATGAAGAACATCAATTGATTCGTCCAGAACGGACTGCAGGCAATCGCCGGCTCTTTTCTTTGTATGATATTGACCGTTTGCTCGAAATTAAAGATCTGCTTGATGAAGGTGTCAATATGGCAGGTGTGAAAAAAATCTTATTGAAGGAAGATGAGAGCATACATAATCAAGTTAAGAATGAATTGAGCAAAGAGAAAAAGATTTCCACTGATGAAGAAGTAAGGAAATTGTTGCGCAAGGAATTTATTAATGCTGGTCGTTTTTATCGAAACGATCTTCCGCCCGGAGATCGCTTTCGTTATTTTCATTAA